A genomic segment from Candidatus Viadribacter manganicus encodes:
- a CDS encoding response regulator produces MAIRALIADDHELFRSGMKQLLVDVLGAVDVREAESMDRALEILTNEGAGDLVLVDWRMPGMSGAESLAALRDGFPEAKVAVISAWEDRSDILAALGAGVHGYIPKSLPSQQIAAALQGILDGRIFVPPAMGKREGAPADGSGPFKLDLDKLTLRQRDVLYELLKGQASKEIARTLDIAEGTVKIHLAAIYRALGVRTRAEAIAKMSKAG; encoded by the coding sequence ATGGCGATCCGAGCTTTGATTGCTGATGACCACGAGCTGTTTCGCAGTGGTATGAAACAATTATTGGTCGATGTGCTTGGCGCTGTAGATGTGCGCGAAGCAGAAAGCATGGATCGCGCTCTCGAAATCTTGACCAACGAAGGCGCGGGCGACCTTGTCCTTGTCGATTGGCGCATGCCCGGCATGTCGGGTGCGGAATCTTTAGCTGCGCTGCGCGATGGCTTTCCAGAAGCCAAGGTTGCGGTGATTTCGGCCTGGGAAGATCGTTCTGACATTCTCGCGGCGCTCGGCGCCGGGGTGCACGGATATATTCCGAAGTCGCTGCCCTCCCAGCAAATAGCTGCGGCGCTCCAAGGCATTTTGGATGGACGTATCTTCGTTCCACCCGCCATGGGAAAGCGCGAGGGCGCGCCAGCCGATGGCAGCGGCCCATTCAAGCTCGACCTCGATAAACTCACGCTTCGTCAGCGCGACGTGTTGTACGAGTTGTTGAAGGGGCAGGCGAGTAAGGAGATTGCCCGCACGCTCGATATTGCGGAAGGCACGGTGAAAATCCACCTCGCGGCGATCTATCGCGCGCTCGGTGTCCGCACGCGCGCCGAAGCAATCGCGAAGATGAGTAAAGCCGGTTAG
- a CDS encoding sensor histidine kinase — protein MATPAGENTPMDSDRSKTRFLTAIGHDLRQPLQALLLYLAALDRRVKDEETRTILGKADQAAQSLACMIEGLIHLARIDAGKVETEFHSVDIQEIFDEMVATVPGATADATALAVRSDPALLRAIMQQLVSNADTHGGGKPHLSATSTDAGVEIQVRDDGPGIEAKDQARIFEEFTRLDGAPSTGLGIGLAIAAKLAALLSHKIEVRSALGEGATFVVHAAPA, from the coding sequence ATGGCCACGCCCGCAGGCGAGAACACGCCGATGGACAGCGACAGGTCTAAGACGCGATTTCTGACTGCGATTGGTCATGATTTGCGACAGCCGCTGCAGGCGCTGCTGCTCTATCTCGCCGCCCTCGACCGGCGCGTGAAGGACGAAGAAACCCGCACTATTCTCGGCAAAGCAGACCAAGCAGCTCAGTCGCTTGCGTGCATGATTGAAGGGTTAATCCACCTCGCGCGCATCGACGCCGGCAAAGTGGAAACGGAGTTCCATAGCGTCGACATTCAAGAGATCTTCGATGAGATGGTCGCTACTGTTCCAGGCGCCACGGCCGACGCCACCGCCCTCGCCGTTCGCTCAGATCCCGCATTGCTGCGCGCCATCATGCAACAACTCGTTTCCAACGCGGATACACACGGAGGCGGCAAACCGCATCTGAGCGCGACATCCACGGACGCAGGCGTCGAGATCCAGGTTCGCGACGACGGACCCGGCATCGAAGCAAAAGATCAGGCGCGCATCTTTGAAGAGTTCACTCGCCTTGATGGCGCGCCTTCGACAGGATTAGGCATTGGGCTTGCGATTGCCGCGAAACTCGCTGCGTTGCTGAGCCACAAAATCGAAGTACGGTCGGCTCTCGGCGAAGGCGCAACGTTCGTCGTTCACGCCGCTCCCGCCTAA